TCTTGTTCCATGTTTTAACAAAAAATGCTGAGCTAATAATGGGATATCTTCTTTTCTCTCTCTTAGAGGCAAGAGATTGATAGGAAACACATTTAATCTGTAATAAAGATCCTCTCTGAATTCTCCTTTTTCAACTGCCATCCGGAGGTCCCGGTTGGTGGCAACAATTACCCGAACATTCACCTTTGTAGTTTTTGTACTTCCTAATCTTTCGAACTCACCTTCCTGAAGAACCCTGAGTAATTTTGGTTGTAGTTCCAGGGGGATTTCTCCAATCTCATCCAGAAAAATGCTGCCGCCATCAGCAAGTTCAAATCTGCCGATTTTGCGTGCAAACGCTCCTGTAAAAGCACCTTTTTCGTGTCCGAATAATTCACTCTCGATTAAAGTGGAGGGCAATGCAGCACAATTGACTATTACAAGTGCTCTTTCTTTGCGTTTGCTGATGTTATGAACTGCACGCGCTATCAGTTCTTTACCGGTTCCTGATTCTCCCAAAATCAGAACAGTTGAATCGGTGGCTGCTACTTGCTCTACCTGTGTTAAGACTTTTCTAAATTTTTTACTTTGGCTTATTATTTCCTCGAAGTTATGAGTCAATTTAATTTCCTGCTGCAGATATATATTCTCTTGCTCTAACCGGGTTTTTAATTGTTCAACTTCTGTTAATGCTTTTTGCAGGTCTGCATTGCTTTTCTGAATAGCCCGGTCTGCTTCTTTTCTTCTGGTGATATCACTAAAGGCGACTACTGCACCCATCAACTTTCCTTTATCATCCCTCATAGGCGTACTGATATATTCAACCGGAAAGCATGTCCCGTCCTTTCTCCAAAAGACTTCAGTATCAACACGGTGAACTTTGCCATCTTTAAATGCAGCATATATAGGACAATCCTTTGCTTCATAGTGAGAGCCATCCGGTTTAGTATGATGAATAATATCGTGCTGTCTTTTTCCGATTAGATCTTCCAGCTGCCAACCAAGCATATTAGCTGCAGTATCGTTTACAAACGTTGTGTGCCCTTTTGTATCCAAGCCATATACTCCTTCCCCCACTGATTTTAAAATGAGTTCTTCATGCCTTTGCAATTGCTCTAATTCATTTATTGCATTCCTATATTGTGTTGTCTTAGTTAAGGGTTGATGCTTCGTGTGGGTCTCTTCTACTTTTTTATGTGCCATAGTAATTTTCTTACTTTACAAGTTGAATATTAAATCCAATCGCTCCATATCCAATTCTTTCTTTTGGTCCGCCTCATTCCTCATGGGCAGTTTGTAAGCCTCGTGCCATAGGAATGGCAAGATTTAGAGTTTCATCAATAGACAGGGGACCGGTTTCGATTTTGTCCTTTAGTGTTTTACCCTTGATATATTCCATGTCAATGAACATCTCATCCCCCTCTTCCGCGGAGGCAAGCTTGAATTCTTCGATGCTGTAAATGATAGCGATGTTAGAATGGTTCAGACCAGCAGCCGCTTGCGCTTCAACTCTGAAGCGTTTTCGTTCCTCACCATGCTTTGCGATATGTGGTTGCAGAAACTTGAGCGCTTCAAACCGGTCGAGCTTAAGGTCCTGGGCTTTATAGACCAAACCCATCCCGCCTTCGCCGAGCTTGGAAAGGATTTTGTCCCGCCTGGGCGGGATGGTTTGGCCGATCATGATGGCTTTCGATTGTTTGTCAAGGTAAAATCATATTATTGTTTAGAGAGGTCTTTTTAACTCCTTTTTAAGTAATTTCCCTGGTTTGAAATGTGTTTTCCTTCTTGGGGAAACATAAACAGTCTCACCGGTTTTGGGGTTACGAGCTTTGGGCTTTGCTTTTGTCGTCTTTACTTCGAAAACACCGAAATCACGAATCTCAATCCTTACTTCAGGGTCAGCTTCTGCCATAACTTCTCGCAAAATCGTAAACAATGCAGACACAATTTTTTCTGTTAATGGAAATCTTTCATCCACTTCACGGGCAACTCGATTAGCAATATCCCTCTTTGTTACGGTAGTCTTCATTGTCATAAACAATCCATCATAATTGCATAATACTAGTTGAGAAGTCCAAAATCAATGGTTTTCTTGACTTTATTAGGATTTGATTAGATAGATAATTTTTCAGATTATGGACATCATGGGGGGATAAATTCTATCCATCACGCTGCAGCCCTTATATAAGGGTTACATAAACCACCCAAAATGGGAATGAATAAAAGGCGTTTTAATGCCTTTTATTTTTTGTTAGCAAATGTTCATTTATTTGAACGAGTGTACTTTCTTTCTAATAACGTGGATCATACATATAGTCCGAAATAAATTGTTTTAAATCTTGAGGCTTATCGTTTTGAGCTATACCTAATTCATAAGCTTTTTCTGCTACAGCTGTGGCAATAGCCAATGATAATTTCCTGATTTCTGTTAATCGTGGATAAAGTGCACCATCTTGAATATTTTTTTCATTCACCAATTCGGCAAGTGTTCGAGCAACAACTAAAAACAAATCGTCTGGAATAGTCCGAGCAATAGATATTATAGCACCTAAGCCTAATCCTGGGAAGACATAAGCATTATTCCCTTGTCCGGGGCGGTATTCTTTTCCATTAAAATGAACCTTATCAAATGGACTTCCACTAGCAAAGATAGCTCTTCCATTGCTCCAATTATATGCTTGCTCAGCCGTACATTCTGCTCTAGACGTAGGATTGGATAAGGCAAAAATTACAGGTCGTTCATTAATGGTTGCCATATGTTCAATGACTTTCTTAGTGAATGTGCCGGGAGCTCCTGTGGCTCCAATTAGGACATGAGGTTTTATCGAATCAATTGCATCAATAAAATTTAACTGGTTATAATCATGAGCATAAGGGAGATTGTGTTCCATCAAATCATCTCGACTAGACACTACCAGTCCGTTTATATCTACAAACCATAAACACTTATAAGCTTCTTCTTTGCTCAAGCCTTCATCTACAAAGGCAAAGACCATAAGGTCGGCAATACCAGTAGCTGCTGAACCAGCACCTAAAAACATAATTCTTAAATCTGAAAAATTTATTCTTGTAATTCTCGTAGAGGCATACACACCCGCTAATGAAACAGCAGCAGTACCTTGAATATCATCATTAAAACAGAGTACACGATCCCTGTATTTTTTCAATAAAGCGTAAGCATTTGGAGTTAAAAAATCTTCAAACTGGATTAACACGTTAGGATATTTTTCCTGCACGGCCATTACGAATTCTTCGACCAATTCAAAATATGCTTCCCCTTCAAGTCGTTTTTTGGGATAACCTAAATAAAGTATATCTTCTAGTATTTCCTGATTATTGGTACCAACATCCAACATCACTGGTAGGCATTGGTGTGGAAGTATCCCAGCACAAGCTGTGTATAATGCTAGTTTGCCAATTGGAATTCCCATACCATTTGCTCCCAAATCTCCAAGACCAAGTATGCGTTGCCCATCTGTAACAAACAATTACTCGGATATCCTTTTCAGGCCAGTTATCAAGGATTTTACTAATTTCTCCCTTATCATCCGGAGTGATGTAAAAGCCTTTTGATCTTCTGAAAATATGAGAAAATTCTTTACAAGCCTGACCCACAGTTGGTGTATAAATTAAGGGCATGATTTCTTCAATGTGACTGGTAACAACCCTATAAAAAAGCTTTTCATTACGATCTTGCAGAGATGATAAAAGTATATATCGTTCTATATCATAAGCCTTACGTTTTATACCATTCATAACACGTTTTACCTGAATATCTTGACTTACTATTGAATAGGGTAATAAACCTCTCAATCCTAATTGTTCTCTTTCTTCTTTTGTAAAAGCAACGGACTTATTTAATGTGCCATCATGTAGTAATTCAAAGTTTCTTTTTTTTGTAATCAT
Above is a window of candidate division KSB1 bacterium DNA encoding:
- a CDS encoding sigma 54-interacting transcriptional regulator; its protein translation is MAHKKVEETHTKHQPLTKTTQYRNAINELEQLQRHEELILKSVGEGVYGLDTKGHTTFVNDTAANMLGWQLEDLIGKRQHDIIHHTKPDGSHYEAKDCPIYAAFKDGKVHRVDTEVFWRKDGTCFPVEYISTPMRDDKGKLMGAVVAFSDITRRKEADRAIQKSNADLQKALTEVEQLKTRLEQENIYLQQEIKLTHNFEEIISQSKKFRKVLTQVEQVAATDSTVLILGESGTGKELIARAVHNISKRKERALVIVNCAALPSTLIESELFGHEKGAFTGAFARKIGRFELADGGSIFLDEIGEIPLELQPKLLRVLQEGEFERLGSTKTTKVNVRVIVATNRDLRMAVEKGEFREDLYYRLNVFPINLLPLRERKEDIPLLAQHFLLKHGTRIGKQIGAITQKVMDALINYSWPGNVRELENIIERAVIITRGNKLDLGDSLPKNIGVLQKEEITTLEENERSYILKALEFTNWKISGERGAAKLLGIKRTTLESRMKKLNIQRT
- a CDS encoding protein kinase, which gives rise to MIGQTIPPRRDKILSKLGEGGMGLVYKAQDLKLDRFEALKFLQPHIAKHGEERKRFRVEAQAAAGLNHSNIAIIYSIEEFKLASAEEGDEMFIDMEYIKGKTLKDKIETGPLSIDETLNLAIPMARGLQTAHEE
- a CDS encoding integration host factor subunit beta — protein: MKTTVTKRDIANRVAREVDERFPLTEKIVSALFTILREVMAEADPEVRIEIRDFGVFEVKTTKAKPKARNPKTGETVYVSPRRKTHFKPGKLLKKELKRPL